One window of the Shewanella cyperi genome contains the following:
- the ilvM gene encoding acetolactate synthase 2 small subunit, whose product MIQHLEVTLQHSPEVVERVLRVTRHRGFRVTGMNMRLTDNSVALDMEVDSERAIELLSNQLNKLVDVTGCRVLSPVALSKVASA is encoded by the coding sequence ATGATCCAGCATCTGGAAGTAACCTTACAACACAGTCCCGAGGTGGTTGAGCGGGTATTGCGTGTCACCCGTCACCGCGGTTTTCGCGTCACAGGCATGAATATGCGCCTGACCGACAACAGCGTGGCCCTCGATATGGAGGTCGACAGCGAGCGTGCCATCGAACTGCTGTCAAACCAGCTCAATAAGCTGGTGGACGTCACCGGCTGCCGGGTGCTGAGTCCTGTGGCATTATCCAAGGTGGCCAGCGCCTGA
- the ilvG gene encoding acetolactate synthase 2 catalytic subunit encodes MEVQTMRGADAVIKVLAAHGVTTVFGYPGGAIMPIYDALVGHELEHILCRHEQGAGFAAVGYARASGKTGVCFATSGPGATNLITALADAMLDSVPLVAITGQVSTAVIGTDAFQEVDLLGMSLSCTKHSFMVQRLEDLVPTLYRAFDIAASGRPGPVLVDIPKDIQLGRLEYRAPLLALSPEPKAAEADIQAARQLLSQSRKPMLYVGGGVGMAGAVEPLRDFIRVTGMPSVATLKGLGAIAHDTPGYLGMLGMHGGKAANLAVQECDLLLVVGARFDDRVTGRLDSFASKAKVIHLDIDAAELGKLRRPDVAIAGELRSLLPKLAKALDIGSWQAEVAELARDHQWQYRQDGNLIYAPALLRRLASKLPQDSVVSCDVGQHQMWVAQHMYFRRPEDHLSSAGLGTMGFGLPAAIGAQMARPGATVVTVSGDGSFMMNVQELTTIKRRGLPVKILLIDNQKLGMVKQWQQLFFEQRYSETDLSDNPDFVTLASAFDIPGKTIFAADEVEQALDDMLSSPGPFLLHVAIDDSYNVWPLVPPGASNSDMMEEMEKST; translated from the coding sequence ATGGAAGTACAGACGATGCGGGGAGCGGATGCGGTTATCAAGGTGTTGGCCGCCCATGGAGTCACCACGGTATTCGGTTATCCCGGTGGCGCCATCATGCCCATCTACGACGCCCTGGTGGGCCACGAGCTGGAACACATACTCTGTCGCCACGAGCAGGGCGCCGGCTTTGCCGCTGTGGGCTATGCCCGCGCCAGTGGCAAGACCGGGGTCTGCTTCGCCACCTCCGGCCCGGGTGCCACCAACCTGATCACCGCCCTGGCCGATGCCATGTTGGACTCTGTGCCCCTGGTGGCCATTACCGGTCAGGTATCCACCGCCGTCATAGGCACCGATGCCTTCCAGGAGGTGGATCTGCTGGGCATGAGCCTGTCCTGCACCAAACACAGCTTTATGGTGCAGCGCCTGGAAGATCTGGTGCCGACCCTGTACCGCGCCTTTGACATCGCCGCCTCCGGCCGCCCCGGCCCCGTGCTGGTGGACATCCCTAAAGACATACAGCTGGGACGATTGGAATACCGCGCGCCGCTGTTGGCCCTGAGCCCCGAGCCCAAGGCCGCCGAGGCCGATATCCAGGCCGCCAGGCAGCTGCTCTCGCAGTCCCGCAAGCCCATGCTGTATGTGGGCGGCGGGGTGGGCATGGCCGGCGCCGTCGAGCCGCTGCGGGACTTTATCCGGGTGACCGGCATGCCCTCGGTGGCCACCCTCAAGGGGCTGGGTGCCATAGCCCACGACACCCCGGGTTATCTGGGCATGCTCGGCATGCACGGCGGCAAGGCCGCCAACCTGGCGGTGCAGGAATGTGACCTGCTGCTGGTGGTGGGAGCCCGCTTCGATGACAGGGTGACCGGCCGTCTCGACAGCTTTGCCAGCAAGGCCAAGGTGATCCACCTGGACATAGATGCCGCCGAACTCGGTAAGCTGCGCCGCCCCGATGTGGCCATAGCCGGAGAGCTGCGCTCCCTGTTGCCCAAGCTGGCAAAAGCGCTGGACATAGGCTCCTGGCAGGCGGAGGTGGCCGAACTGGCCCGGGATCATCAATGGCAGTATCGCCAGGATGGCAATCTTATCTATGCCCCGGCGTTGCTCAGGCGCCTGGCATCCAAACTGCCCCAGGACAGTGTGGTCAGCTGCGATGTGGGCCAGCACCAGATGTGGGTGGCCCAGCACATGTATTTCCGCCGCCCCGAAGATCATCTGTCGAGCGCGGGCCTCGGCACCATGGGCTTTGGCCTGCCGGCGGCCATAGGCGCTCAGATGGCCCGCCCAGGCGCGACCGTGGTGACAGTCTCAGGTGACGGCTCTTTTATGATGAACGTGCAGGAGCTGACCACCATTAAACGTCGCGGCCTGCCGGTGAAGATCCTGCTGATAGACAACCAGAAGCTCGGCATGGTCAAGCAGTGGCAGCAGCTGTTCTTTGAGCAGCGCTACAGCGAAACCGACCTGTCCGATAACCCGGATTTCGTCACCCTGGCCTCGGCCTTTGATATCCCCGGCAAGACCATATTCGCCGCCGATGAGGTGGAGCAGGCCCTGGACGACATGCTGTCCAGCCCCGGCCCCTTCCTGCTGCACGTGGCGATAGACGACAGCTATAACGTTTGGCCTCTGGTTCCGCCCGGCGCCTCCAACAGCGACATGATGGAAGAGATGGAGAAAAGTACATGA
- the ilvC gene encoding ketol-acid reductoisomerase — MANYFNSLNLRQQLAQLSQCRFMDRSEFANGCDYIKDWNIVILGCGAQGLNQGLNMRDSGLNISYALRAEAIAEKRASWKKATDNGFKVGSFEELIPDADLVLNLTPDKQHTNVVKAVMPLMKQGATLSYSHGFNIVEEGMQVRPDITVIMVAPKCPGTEVREEYKRGFGVPTLVAVHPENDPKGDGLEIAKAYASATGGDRAGVLHSSFIAEVKSDLMGEQTILCGMLQTGAILGYDKMVADGVEPGYAAKLIQQGWETVTEALKHGGITNMMDRLSNPAKIKAFDMAEELKEILAPLFEKHMDDIISGEFSRTMMADWANDDANLLRWRAETAETGFERAPTCSEAIDEQTYFDKGIFLVAMIKAGVELAFDTMVAAGIIEESAYYESLHETPLIANTIARKRLYEMNVVISDTAEYGCYLFNHAAVPLLRDYVNAMSPEFLGAGLKDQGNGVDNRRLIEVNDAIRNTAVEYIGAELRGYMKDMKRISAAQ, encoded by the coding sequence ATGGCCAATTACTTTAACTCCTTGAATTTGCGCCAACAGCTGGCCCAGCTGAGCCAATGTCGTTTTATGGATCGCAGTGAATTTGCCAATGGCTGCGATTACATCAAAGACTGGAACATAGTCATTCTCGGTTGCGGTGCCCAGGGTCTGAACCAGGGGCTGAACATGCGCGACTCAGGGCTGAACATCTCCTATGCCCTGCGTGCCGAAGCCATTGCCGAGAAACGCGCCTCCTGGAAAAAAGCCACAGATAACGGCTTCAAGGTTGGCAGCTTCGAGGAACTGATCCCTGATGCCGATCTGGTGCTGAACCTGACCCCGGACAAGCAGCACACCAATGTGGTCAAGGCGGTGATGCCGCTGATGAAACAGGGCGCGACCCTGTCCTATTCCCACGGCTTCAACATAGTCGAGGAAGGCATGCAGGTGCGTCCCGACATTACCGTCATCATGGTGGCGCCCAAGTGCCCCGGTACCGAGGTGCGTGAGGAGTACAAGCGCGGCTTCGGGGTGCCGACACTGGTAGCCGTGCATCCTGAAAACGATCCCAAGGGGGATGGTCTGGAGATCGCCAAGGCCTATGCCAGCGCCACCGGTGGCGATCGCGCCGGGGTACTGCACTCTTCCTTTATCGCCGAGGTGAAGTCGGATCTGATGGGCGAGCAGACCATACTCTGCGGCATGCTGCAGACCGGTGCCATCCTCGGCTATGACAAGATGGTGGCCGACGGTGTCGAACCTGGCTATGCCGCCAAGCTGATCCAGCAGGGTTGGGAGACGGTCACCGAGGCGCTCAAGCACGGTGGTATCACCAATATGATGGATCGCCTGTCCAACCCAGCCAAGATTAAAGCCTTTGATATGGCAGAAGAATTGAAAGAAATACTGGCGCCCTTGTTTGAAAAGCACATGGACGACATCATCAGCGGCGAATTCTCCCGCACCATGATGGCGGACTGGGCCAACGACGACGCCAACCTGCTGCGCTGGCGCGCCGAGACCGCCGAAACCGGGTTTGAACGGGCACCGACCTGCAGCGAAGCCATCGACGAGCAGACCTATTTCGACAAGGGCATCTTCCTGGTGGCCATGATCAAGGCCGGGGTTGAGCTGGCGTTCGATACCATGGTGGCCGCAGGCATCATTGAAGAGTCGGCCTATTATGAGTCGCTGCACGAGACCCCGCTCATCGCCAACACCATAGCGCGCAAGCGTCTGTACGAGATGAACGTGGTGATTTCGGATACCGCCGAATACGGTTGCTACCTGTTCAATCACGCCGCCGTGCCCTTGCTGCGCGACTATGTGAACGCCATGTCGCCGGAATTTTTGGGTGCCGGCCTCAAGGACCAGGGCAACGGCGTCGACAATCGCCGCCTGATCGAGGTCAACGATGCCATCCGCAACACAGCGGTGGAATACATAGGCGCCGAGCTGCGCGGTTACATGAAAGACATGAAGCGCATCAGCGCGGCCCAATAA
- the ilvY gene encoding HTH-type transcriptional activator IlvY, which produces MDIREIQLYLHLCDTLHFARTAEQMHVSPSTLSRALQRLEQQAGCRLLERDNRSVRLTRGGEEFRRFAADTLAGWQQLRSRLDPNQQQLRGLLNLYCSVTAAYSHLPALLDRFRREHPLVEIVLNTGDAANAMAEVQQNRADIAIAALQDPFPDSLHFAPMDTIPLTVIGPQIPCRVRELLEEKEIPWDRLPFIVPEHGPGRKRIDNWFKAMGIGANIYAKVSGHEAIVSMVALGCGVSVSPEVVVQHSPMRDRIALLPSPVAIPPFELGCCCKAKRRDDPLIAAFLAAIGSAK; this is translated from the coding sequence ATGGATATCCGCGAAATCCAGCTATACCTGCATTTGTGTGACACCCTGCATTTCGCCCGCACCGCAGAGCAGATGCATGTGAGCCCCTCCACCCTGAGCCGGGCCCTGCAACGGTTGGAGCAACAGGCCGGTTGTCGCCTGCTGGAGCGGGATAATCGCAGCGTGCGCCTGACCCGGGGCGGCGAGGAGTTTCGCCGCTTTGCCGCCGACACACTGGCGGGCTGGCAGCAACTCAGGAGCCGGCTCGATCCCAATCAGCAGCAGCTGCGGGGCTTGCTCAATCTCTATTGCTCTGTGACCGCCGCCTACAGCCACCTGCCGGCGCTGCTGGACAGGTTCCGCCGCGAACACCCCCTGGTGGAGATAGTGCTCAATACAGGGGATGCGGCCAATGCCATGGCCGAGGTGCAGCAGAATCGCGCCGACATTGCCATCGCGGCTTTGCAGGATCCCTTCCCCGACAGCCTGCATTTTGCCCCCATGGACACCATACCCCTGACCGTCATAGGGCCGCAGATCCCCTGCCGGGTGCGAGAGTTACTGGAAGAGAAGGAAATCCCCTGGGACAGGTTGCCCTTTATCGTGCCCGAGCACGGCCCGGGCCGGAAGCGCATCGACAATTGGTTCAAGGCCATGGGCATAGGGGCGAATATTTACGCCAAGGTATCGGGCCACGAGGCCATAGTGTCCATGGTGGCGCTGGGATGTGGGGTCAGCGTCAGCCCCGAGGTGGTGGTGCAGCACAGTCCGATGCGCGACCGGATTGCACTGCTGCCAAGCCCGGTGGCCATACCGCCCTTTGAGCTCGGCTGTTGCTGCAAGGCAAAACGCCGGGACGACCCCCTGATAGCCGCCTTTCTGGCGGCCATTGGCTCAGCGAAATAA
- a CDS encoding hemolysin family protein, with protein sequence MSFFDNAVIILLLIGVSSFFSMSEIALAASRKIRLRQMADEGDARAERVLALQAHPGSFFTVVQIGLNAVAIMGGIVGESAFTPHINKLLTPWVSAVWVNQLSFLLSFLLVTSLFILLADLMPKRIAMALPERVAVTLVTPIAFCITVLRPLVWLFNSLANGLFRLLQIPTVRNDEITSDDIYAVMDAGAEAGVLDKGEQQMMENVFEMQTVPVTSAMTARESLVYFLLSDSEDDIKQKIANDPHNKFLVCDGQLDAIKGYVDAKELLIRVINGQSMSLKDTSLVHSCPIIPDTLSLSEALDYFKNNRADFAVVMNEYALVVGIVTTNDLQSAVMGTWVLAEGEEQIVARDASSWLVDGVTPITDVMRAFNIDHFPNSQNYETIAGFMMYMLRKIPKRTDFVVYNGYKFEVVDIDSYKVDQLLVTRIEPVED encoded by the coding sequence ATGAGCTTTTTCGATAACGCTGTGATTATTCTGCTGCTGATTGGCGTCAGCAGTTTCTTTTCCATGTCCGAGATTGCCCTGGCGGCGTCGCGCAAAATCCGCCTGCGGCAAATGGCCGACGAGGGCGACGCCAGGGCCGAGCGGGTGCTGGCGCTGCAGGCCCACCCGGGCAGTTTTTTCACCGTGGTGCAGATTGGCCTCAATGCCGTGGCCATCATGGGCGGTATCGTCGGTGAGTCGGCCTTCACGCCCCATATCAACAAGCTGCTGACCCCCTGGGTGTCGGCGGTCTGGGTCAATCAGCTGAGCTTCCTGCTGTCCTTCCTGCTGGTGACCAGCTTGTTTATTTTGCTGGCGGATCTGATGCCCAAGCGCATCGCCATGGCCCTGCCGGAAAGAGTGGCCGTGACTTTGGTGACGCCCATCGCGTTTTGTATCACTGTGCTGCGGCCCCTGGTATGGCTGTTCAACAGCCTGGCCAATGGTCTGTTCCGTCTGCTGCAGATCCCGACGGTGCGCAACGATGAAATCACCTCCGATGATATTTACGCCGTGATGGATGCCGGAGCCGAGGCCGGGGTGCTCGACAAGGGCGAGCAGCAGATGATGGAAAACGTGTTCGAGATGCAGACTGTGCCCGTAACCTCCGCCATGACGGCCCGGGAGAGCCTGGTGTACTTCCTGCTCAGCGATTCAGAGGACGACATCAAGCAGAAGATAGCCAACGATCCCCACAACAAGTTTCTGGTCTGTGATGGTCAGCTGGATGCCATCAAGGGTTATGTGGATGCCAAGGAGCTGCTGATCCGGGTGATCAACGGTCAGAGCATGAGCCTTAAGGATACTTCCCTGGTGCATTCCTGCCCCATCATTCCCGACACCCTGAGCCTGTCCGAGGCCCTGGATTACTTCAAGAACAACCGCGCCGATTTTGCCGTGGTGATGAACGAATACGCCCTGGTGGTGGGGATAGTGACCACCAACGATCTGCAAAGCGCCGTGATGGGTACCTGGGTGCTGGCGGAAGGGGAAGAGCAGATAGTGGCCCGCGACGCCTCCTCCTGGCTGGTGGACGGGGTCACGCCAATCACAGACGTGATGCGGGCCTTCAACATAGACCATTTCCCCAACAGTCAGAACTACGAGACCATAGCCGGCTTCATGATGTACATGCTGCGCAAGATCCCCAAGCGTACCGACTTCGTGGTCTATAACGGCTACAAGTTTGAGGTGGTCGACATAGACTCCTACAAGGTCGACCAGCTGCTGGTAACTCGCATCGAGCCGGTCGAGGATTAA
- a CDS encoding YkgJ family cysteine cluster protein → MAKAPMTFNIDDLSTWQKYRKNLCNDCHATCCTLPVEVKVSDLVRMELVDPFEADDLKGIAKRLQKARIIDSFSHKTGIFTLARMANDDCLYLDRHSRRCTIYDKRPDTCRNHPQIGPKPNYCPYRPRG, encoded by the coding sequence ATGGCCAAAGCCCCTATGACATTCAATATTGACGATCTGTCCACCTGGCAGAAGTACCGCAAAAATCTTTGCAATGATTGTCATGCCACCTGTTGCACCCTGCCGGTGGAGGTGAAGGTCAGCGATTTGGTGCGGATGGAGCTGGTGGATCCCTTCGAGGCCGATGACCTCAAGGGCATAGCCAAAAGATTGCAAAAGGCCCGCATCATAGACAGTTTCAGCCACAAAACCGGTATCTTTACCCTGGCGCGGATGGCCAATGATGATTGCCTGTATCTGGACAGGCACAGCCGTCGCTGCACCATCTATGACAAGCGCCCCGATACCTGTCGTAATCATCCGCAAATAGGTCCCAAACCCAATTATTGCCCCTATCGTCCCAGGGGTTGA
- a CDS encoding GGDEF domain-containing protein, with protein MNTLAFILVLAGLLGLLFALPRIYQICRVPECSQQGWYVLLALVCLFVLGYIGFLWLLSAQNTGQLEMIVAFIFFGGGGFVFLVSELSGQTMKQLLWTLEEKDYQANHDHLTGLPNRHAFYAAITALLASKPGQFACLMMDLDDFKVINDTCGHHVGDLVLVEVAERVSSHLPEGALVARLGGDELAILLPKGEAVDAIALAEMLQDLLKQDIIIGSHRLAVSTSVGIALFPEHGEDKKYLLKHADIAMYYAKRNDKRWQMYEPHQKLHPLPSGSNWSDT; from the coding sequence ATGAATACTCTCGCTTTTATTCTGGTGCTCGCCGGCCTGCTGGGATTGCTGTTTGCCCTGCCGCGCATCTATCAGATATGTCGGGTGCCCGAGTGCAGCCAGCAGGGCTGGTATGTGCTGCTGGCCTTGGTATGCCTGTTTGTGTTGGGCTATATCGGCTTTTTGTGGCTGCTGAGCGCCCAGAATACCGGCCAGCTGGAGATGATAGTCGCCTTTATCTTTTTTGGCGGTGGCGGCTTTGTGTTCCTGGTCAGCGAGCTGAGCGGCCAAACCATGAAGCAACTGCTGTGGACCCTGGAAGAAAAAGACTATCAGGCCAATCACGATCACCTCACCGGCCTGCCCAACCGCCACGCTTTTTATGCCGCCATTACCGCACTGTTGGCCAGCAAGCCGGGGCAATTTGCCTGCCTGATGATGGATCTTGATGATTTCAAGGTGATCAACGATACCTGCGGTCACCACGTGGGGGATTTGGTACTGGTGGAAGTGGCAGAGCGAGTCAGCAGCCATTTACCAGAGGGCGCCCTGGTGGCACGTTTGGGGGGGGATGAACTGGCCATTCTCTTGCCCAAGGGTGAAGCCGTGGATGCCATAGCCCTGGCTGAGATGCTGCAAGACTTGCTCAAGCAGGACATCATCATTGGCAGTCACAGACTGGCGGTCAGTACCAGCGTCGGCATCGCACTTTTCCCAGAGCATGGTGAGGACAAGAAATACCTGCTCAAGCATGCCGATATCGCCATGTACTATGCCAAACGCAACGACAAGCGTTGGCAAATGTACGAACCGCACCAAAAACTGCACCCGCTGCCATCCGGATCCAACTGGTCGGATACCTAA
- a CDS encoding diguanylate cyclase domain-containing protein, translated as MRRSHNSIGSKMTFTIVGVSSLFALLTIMVQLWWNYHSALDNAVADIDRYTRSLLPSMSHALWDVDQPLLKDLVSGVGVLPSVSGLELSSRDGVYLNLGQGVPVDPGHRYLLLHYPLSIQEQAIAELTVALDRQQIYLQLGREVMVIVLGNGLKMLLVIYIILTLANRLIVRRVEALANFADGINLSELTKLRLDPKVAESRDEIGLVAQAFSRMYQRMRHDYALVRRQQRALTRHQQELSQTVEERTARLRWQTDANRQLAQISLGFLNVSVDDIASLLAQVVRQIGELLQVERVSVVEFEDDRLHYRAFWSCIPNAQSADEQLTDVARLKRRFTNNSMIIIEDVESISGRWPEEYRELSSLGIRGIAGFAIMDGDALVGVLALAQVSGHLEWNDDKSQLLTQFAATLNALLIRRRREGQMLLLQRQLLRANARLAKQAATDELTGLVNRRPFSARLEQALGTEALLLMMDVDFFKHYNDSYGHPAGDEVLRRLAQALKQALPEDALLARIGGEEFAAVCPGQAPEVCRQLPQRLLDAVRELNIPHGASPHGRVSLSLGVVNLLGVDSVRDAMGRADACLYRAKALGRNRAEWEEH; from the coding sequence ATGAGGCGGAGCCATAACAGCATAGGCTCAAAGATGACCTTCACCATAGTGGGGGTCAGCAGCCTGTTTGCCCTGCTGACCATCATGGTCCAGCTGTGGTGGAATTATCATTCGGCACTCGACAATGCGGTAGCCGATATCGACAGGTATACCCGCTCGCTCTTGCCCAGCATGTCCCACGCCCTGTGGGATGTGGACCAGCCCTTACTCAAGGATTTGGTCTCCGGGGTTGGCGTCTTGCCCTCGGTCAGTGGCCTTGAGCTCAGCAGCCGCGACGGGGTTTATCTCAACCTTGGGCAGGGCGTGCCCGTCGATCCCGGGCATAGATATCTGCTGCTGCATTACCCGCTCAGCATTCAGGAGCAAGCCATAGCCGAGCTGACAGTGGCCCTCGACCGCCAGCAGATTTACCTGCAACTGGGGCGTGAGGTGATGGTGATAGTGCTGGGTAACGGCCTCAAGATGCTGTTGGTCATCTATATCATCCTCACTCTGGCCAATCGTCTGATAGTGCGCCGGGTTGAGGCGCTGGCGAACTTTGCCGATGGGATAAACCTGAGCGAGCTGACCAAGCTGCGGCTGGATCCCAAAGTGGCCGAATCCCGGGATGAGATAGGCTTGGTGGCTCAAGCATTTAGCCGAATGTACCAGAGGATGCGTCACGATTATGCCCTGGTGCGGCGTCAGCAGCGGGCCCTGACCCGGCACCAGCAGGAGCTGAGCCAGACAGTGGAGGAGCGCACCGCCAGGTTGCGCTGGCAGACGGACGCCAATCGGCAGTTGGCGCAGATTTCCCTCGGCTTCCTCAATGTGTCTGTGGACGATATTGCATCTTTGCTGGCACAGGTGGTGCGACAAATCGGTGAATTGCTGCAGGTGGAGCGGGTCAGTGTGGTGGAGTTTGAGGATGACCGCTTGCACTACCGGGCCTTTTGGTCCTGTATTCCCAATGCCCAATCCGCCGATGAGCAGCTGACGGATGTGGCGCGTCTGAAACGGCGATTTACCAATAACAGCATGATTATCATCGAAGATGTGGAGTCCATATCCGGGCGCTGGCCCGAAGAGTATCGGGAACTGTCAAGCTTGGGGATCCGGGGAATAGCCGGATTTGCCATCATGGACGGCGATGCTTTGGTGGGGGTGCTGGCCCTGGCTCAGGTCAGTGGCCACCTGGAGTGGAATGATGACAAATCCCAGTTGCTGACCCAATTTGCCGCCACCCTCAATGCCCTGCTGATCCGCAGGCGCAGGGAAGGGCAGATGCTGTTATTGCAAAGGCAATTGCTCAGGGCCAATGCCCGGCTGGCGAAGCAGGCGGCCACAGATGAACTGACCGGACTGGTGAACCGGCGGCCCTTCAGTGCGCGTCTGGAGCAGGCGCTCGGAACCGAGGCGCTGCTGTTGATGATGGATGTGGACTTTTTCAAACATTACAACGACAGCTATGGCCATCCGGCCGGGGATGAGGTGCTCAGACGGCTGGCCCAGGCCCTGAAACAGGCGCTGCCGGAAGATGCCCTGTTGGCCCGTATCGGTGGTGAGGAGTTTGCCGCCGTCTGTCCCGGGCAGGCGCCCGAGGTGTGCCGGCAACTGCCGCAGCGGCTGCTTGATGCCGTGCGGGAGCTGAATATTCCCCACGGTGCTTCACCCCATGGTCGGGTCAGCCTGAGTCTGGGGGTGGTGAATTTACTTGGGGTGGATTCGGTGCGCGATGCCATGGGCCGCGCCGATGCCTGCCTGTACCGGGCCAAGGCGCTGGGGCGTAATCGCGCCGAATGGGAAGAGCATTAG
- a CDS encoding ABC transporter substrate-binding protein → MQKLWLFCCLVFMTPAWCAPDVVFFNPGRADESFWGDVDSLLQEAAAELQLQLLTEHAERNHFQMINQVQRLAAARELPRYVILVNEKSTGLSMLEALYGKPVYVQFVLNDISLGQRSELLKDPHWQRFLLPGLVPDNEAIGRQTATALLARAALSRPLALLISGDRLTPASVERTRGAEAVLQQGAAVTQTIYGLWQEERSYQQFKVLLVRYPALALVWTANDHMLFGALRAAQEAGKVPGKDIFFSSFNTSARVLALRRQGKLSVLAGGHLLTAAVALARLKRHRDTGIYPADLPQLFWLLEPDTPMFNALEQRDWQTLLALTLTMETPS, encoded by the coding sequence ATGCAAAAACTCTGGTTGTTCTGTTGCTTAGTCTTTATGACGCCGGCATGGTGCGCGCCGGATGTGGTGTTTTTCAATCCGGGGCGGGCAGATGAAAGCTTTTGGGGCGATGTGGACAGCCTGTTGCAGGAAGCCGCCGCTGAGCTGCAACTGCAGTTGCTGACCGAGCACGCCGAACGCAATCATTTCCAGATGATCAATCAGGTGCAGCGACTGGCTGCCGCTCGGGAGTTGCCCCGTTACGTCATCCTGGTGAACGAAAAGAGCACCGGCCTGAGCATGTTGGAGGCTCTATATGGCAAGCCGGTGTACGTGCAGTTTGTGCTCAACGACATCAGCCTGGGGCAGCGCAGTGAATTGCTCAAGGATCCCCATTGGCAAAGGTTTCTATTGCCTGGATTGGTGCCGGACAATGAGGCCATAGGCAGGCAGACGGCGACAGCCTTGCTGGCGCGTGCCGCACTGTCCCGCCCCCTGGCGCTGCTGATCTCCGGTGACAGGCTGACCCCGGCCTCGGTGGAGCGAACCCGCGGCGCCGAGGCGGTACTGCAGCAGGGGGCCGCGGTGACCCAGACTATTTACGGTCTGTGGCAGGAGGAGCGCAGTTATCAACAGTTCAAGGTGTTGTTGGTGCGCTATCCGGCATTGGCACTGGTGTGGACAGCCAATGACCATATGTTGTTTGGCGCCTTGAGGGCCGCGCAGGAAGCGGGAAAAGTACCCGGAAAAGATATCTTTTTCAGCAGCTTCAATACCTCGGCCAGAGTTCTGGCCCTGAGGCGCCAGGGTAAACTCAGCGTGCTTGCCGGAGGCCATCTGCTGACCGCGGCCGTGGCGCTCGCCAGATTGAAGCGCCACAGGGACACTGGTATTTACCCCGCGGACTTGCCGCAGTTGTTCTGGTTGCTGGAGCCCGATACTCCCATGTTCAATGCCCTGGAGCAGAGAGATTGGCAAACGCTGCTGGCGCTGACATTGACCATGGAGACGCCATCATGA